In Pseudomonas putida, a genomic segment contains:
- the bamA gene encoding outer membrane protein assembly factor BamA, translating into MNYPRLLLSILLLKASLAQAEPFRIADIRVNGLQRVSAGSVFGALPLNVGDQADDKRLVESTRSLFKTGFFQDIQLDRDGDVLIINVVERPSVSGIEIEGNKAISTEDLMKGLKQSGLAEGEIFQRATLEGVRNELQRQYVAQGRYSAEVDAQVEAQPRNRVALKIKINEGTVAAIAHINIVGNDVFDDDTLKQLFELHTTNWLSFFKNDDKYAREKLSGDLERLRSYYLDRGYINMDIASTQVSISPDKKHVFITVNINEGEKYTVRDVKLSGDLKVPQDQVKSLLLVQPGQVFSRKVMTNTSDLITRRLGNEGYTFANVNGVPQPNDKDHTVDITFVVDPGKRAYVNRINYRGNTKTEDQVLRREMRQMEGGWASTYLIDQSKTRLERLGFFKTVNVETPQVAGSDDQVDVNYSVEEQASGSITASVGFAQSAGLILGGSISQNNFLGTGNKVSIGLTRSEYQTKYNFGFTDPYFTADGVSLGYNLFYSSTDYSDYYDDGVSYYAINSYGAGVSFGYPINETSRLSYGLTLQHDDISPGTYSADEIYDFIDREGKSFNNLKASIGWSESTLNKGVLATRGHSQSLTLMATTPGSDLSFYKIDYTGQTYLPVSNSSSVRLHTSLGYGNGYGSTDGLPFYESYTAGGQGSVRGFKDGTLGPRSTPATGTYASAGQAYYSDRDTDVLGGNILITGGAEYIFPMPFIKDQSQLRSSVFVDAGNVYADTCYLSTTQGCGTVSLDQLAVSLGFGVTWYSPMGPLSFSLAMPIKKPDNAETQVFQFSLGQTF; encoded by the coding sequence ATGAACTACCCGCGACTGTTGCTCTCCATCCTGCTGCTAAAAGCCTCCCTGGCCCAGGCCGAGCCATTCAGGATCGCCGACATCCGCGTGAATGGCTTGCAGCGGGTCTCCGCCGGCAGCGTGTTCGGCGCCCTGCCCCTGAACGTGGGCGACCAGGCCGACGACAAGCGCCTGGTGGAATCGACCCGCTCGCTGTTCAAGACCGGCTTCTTCCAGGACATCCAGCTCGACCGCGACGGCGACGTGCTGATCATCAACGTGGTCGAGCGCCCCTCGGTGTCGGGCATCGAGATCGAAGGCAACAAGGCGATCAGCACCGAAGACCTGATGAAAGGCCTGAAACAATCGGGTCTGGCAGAAGGCGAGATCTTCCAGCGCGCCACCCTCGAAGGCGTGCGCAACGAGCTGCAGCGCCAGTACGTGGCCCAGGGCCGCTACTCGGCCGAGGTCGATGCCCAGGTCGAGGCACAGCCACGCAACCGCGTGGCGCTGAAGATCAAGATCAACGAAGGCACCGTGGCCGCCATCGCGCACATCAACATCGTCGGCAACGATGTGTTCGACGACGACACCCTGAAACAGCTGTTCGAGCTTCACACCACCAACTGGCTGTCGTTCTTCAAGAACGACGACAAGTACGCCCGCGAAAAACTCTCCGGTGACCTGGAGCGCCTGCGTTCCTACTACCTGGACCGCGGCTACATCAACATGGACATCGCTTCCACCCAAGTGTCGATCAGCCCGGACAAGAAGCACGTGTTCATCACCGTCAACATCAACGAAGGCGAGAAGTACACCGTCCGCGACGTGAAGCTGTCCGGTGACCTCAAGGTGCCGCAAGACCAGGTCAAGTCGCTGCTGCTGGTACAACCTGGCCAGGTATTCTCGCGCAAGGTGATGACCAATACCTCCGACCTGATCACCCGTCGGCTGGGCAACGAGGGCTATACCTTCGCCAATGTCAATGGCGTGCCACAGCCCAACGACAAGGACCACACCGTCGATATCACGTTCGTGGTCGATCCGGGCAAGCGTGCCTACGTCAACCGCATCAACTACCGCGGCAACACCAAGACCGAAGACCAGGTGCTGCGCCGCGAGATGCGCCAGATGGAGGGCGGCTGGGCCTCGACCTACCTGATCGATCAGTCCAAGACCCGCCTCGAGCGCCTGGGCTTCTTCAAGACCGTCAACGTCGAGACTCCACAGGTTGCCGGCAGCGACGACCAGGTCGACGTCAACTACAGCGTCGAGGAGCAAGCCTCCGGCTCGATCACCGCCAGCGTCGGATTCGCCCAAAGCGCGGGGTTGATCCTCGGCGGCTCGATCAGCCAGAACAACTTCCTCGGCACCGGCAACAAGGTCTCGATCGGCCTGACCCGCTCGGAATACCAGACCAAGTACAACTTCGGGTTCACCGACCCCTACTTCACCGCCGATGGCGTGAGCCTGGGCTACAACCTGTTCTACAGCAGCACCGACTACAGCGACTACTACGACGATGGGGTGTCGTACTACGCCATCAACAGCTATGGCGCCGGCGTCAGTTTCGGTTACCCGATCAACGAGACTTCGCGCCTGAGCTACGGCCTGACCCTGCAACACGACGACATCTCGCCCGGCACCTACAGTGCCGACGAGATCTACGACTTCATCGATCGCGAAGGCAAGAGCTTCAACAACCTCAAGGCCTCGATCGGCTGGTCCGAGTCGACCCTGAACAAAGGCGTACTGGCGACCCGTGGCCACTCCCAAAGCCTGACGCTGATGGCGACCACGCCCGGTAGCGACCTGTCGTTCTACAAGATCGACTACACCGGCCAGACCTACCTGCCGGTCAGCAACAGCAGCAGCGTGCGCCTGCACACCAGCCTGGGCTACGGCAACGGCTATGGCTCGACCGATGGCCTGCCGTTCTACGAGAGCTACACCGCAGGTGGCCAGGGCTCGGTGCGCGGCTTCAAGGACGGCACCCTGGGGCCACGCAGCACCCCAGCCACCGGCACCTACGCCAGTGCCGGGCAAGCGTACTACTCCGACCGCGATACCGACGTGCTGGGCGGCAACATCCTGATCACCGGCGGTGCGGAGTACATTTTCCCGATGCCGTTCATCAAGGACCAGAGCCAGTTGCGCAGCTCGGTATTCGTCGATGCCGGCAACGTGTATGCCGATACCTGCTACCTGTCCACCACCCAGGGCTGCGGCACGGTCAGCCTCGACCAGCTGGCGGTGTCGCTGGGCTTCGGAGTGACTTGGTACAGCCCGATGGGGCCGTTGAGCTTCAGCCTGGCGATGCCGATCAAGAAACCGGATAACGCCGAGACCCAGGTGTTCCAGTTCTCGCTGGGGCAGACGTTCTGA
- a CDS encoding response regulator transcription factor, translated as MTPVLLVDDDRELTEMLALYLAREGFAATAVGTGEEGEMQALGGAYQLVVLDVMLPDISGIEVLRRIRARSQVPVLLLTARGDNIDRIAGLELGADDYVPKPSSPGELVARMRAILRRVQPQVVLETVVPERVSSGGLTLWPGRRQAQWGAIGLELTGTEFSLLEALARNAGQLVSKQDLSLNALGRPLTRYDRRIDVHVSSIRQKLGPRADGSSWIQSVRGMGYMLIVE; from the coding sequence ATGACCCCCGTGCTGTTGGTCGACGACGACCGCGAACTCACCGAAATGCTCGCTCTCTACCTGGCCCGCGAAGGCTTTGCGGCCACCGCCGTGGGCACTGGCGAGGAAGGCGAGATGCAGGCCCTGGGCGGTGCCTACCAATTGGTGGTGCTGGACGTGATGCTGCCGGACATCTCAGGTATCGAGGTGCTGCGGCGCATCCGAGCGCGCAGTCAGGTGCCTGTGTTGCTGCTGACCGCTCGTGGCGACAACATCGACCGCATTGCCGGGCTGGAGCTGGGTGCCGACGACTACGTGCCCAAGCCCAGCTCGCCCGGTGAGTTGGTGGCGCGCATGCGGGCGATCCTGCGTCGGGTGCAACCGCAGGTGGTACTGGAAACCGTGGTGCCCGAGCGGGTCAGCAGTGGTGGCCTGACCCTTTGGCCAGGTCGACGCCAGGCCCAGTGGGGCGCAATTGGGCTGGAGCTCACCGGCACCGAGTTCAGCCTGCTCGAAGCCCTGGCGCGTAACGCCGGGCAGTTGGTGAGCAAACAGGACCTGTCGCTCAATGCCCTGGGCCGCCCCTTGACCCGCTACGACCGGCGCATCGATGTGCACGTCAGCAGCATCCGCCAGAAACTCGGCCCCCGCGCCGATGGCAGCAGCTGGATCCAGAGCGTGCGGGGCATGGGCTACATGCTGATCGTCGAATGA
- a CDS encoding HAMP domain-containing sensor histidine kinase, with the protein MIRRRLFWKLFLAFWLANCLTFLVGAGAFMLDELRGDTPALRSLLSTELNMLQRYGEQAGRQLLDVSPQAPDVQVGLYDEQGRLLAGRAVAHARFEHKVFDAQGRPLLLRASAATSLDQGPRPRGMGPLVTGTLMSALFALLCSFYLTRPLAWLRAAMAQVAQGRFDVRVRPRLGRRRDEIVDLAEDCDRMAGQLKALVQAQQNLLHDISHELRSPLTRLHAAIGLLRQQPERHEMLERIERESRRMDDLIEQLLTLARVQAEQGEGACSALDVVELLAQIVEDARFEAGIKQCQVVLAAQGPFLTEGHEELLYRAFENVIRNAVRYTAPGTQVRVEATLLADERLQVCISDCGPGVDPARLKAIFEPFDRGHDTGGDGFGLGLAIAQRAVALHQGTITAQPGAEGGLQVRIELPRL; encoded by the coding sequence ATGATCCGCCGGCGCCTGTTCTGGAAGCTGTTCCTGGCCTTCTGGCTGGCCAACTGCCTGACCTTCCTGGTGGGCGCCGGCGCGTTCATGCTAGACGAGTTGCGCGGCGACACCCCAGCGCTGCGCTCGCTGCTGTCCACCGAACTGAACATGTTGCAGCGCTATGGCGAACAGGCCGGGCGGCAGTTGCTCGACGTCTCGCCGCAAGCGCCGGATGTGCAGGTCGGCTTGTACGACGAACAGGGCCGGTTGCTGGCCGGGCGCGCCGTTGCGCACGCGCGTTTCGAGCACAAGGTATTCGACGCCCAGGGTCGACCACTGCTGCTGCGGGCATCGGCCGCCACCAGCCTTGACCAGGGACCTCGTCCACGCGGCATGGGCCCCCTGGTCACCGGTACGCTGATGAGCGCCCTGTTCGCCTTGCTCTGCAGCTTCTACCTGACCCGTCCGCTGGCTTGGCTGCGCGCAGCGATGGCCCAGGTCGCCCAAGGCCGCTTCGACGTGCGGGTGCGACCGCGCCTGGGCCGGCGCCGGGACGAAATCGTCGACCTGGCCGAGGACTGCGACCGCATGGCCGGCCAACTGAAGGCGCTGGTGCAGGCGCAACAGAACCTGCTGCATGACATTTCCCACGAGCTGCGCTCGCCGCTGACGCGCCTGCACGCTGCCATCGGGCTATTGCGCCAGCAACCGGAGCGACACGAGATGCTCGAGCGCATCGAGCGCGAGTCGCGGCGCATGGATGACCTGATCGAGCAACTGCTGACCCTGGCGCGGGTCCAGGCAGAGCAGGGCGAGGGCGCGTGCTCGGCGCTGGATGTGGTCGAGCTGTTGGCGCAGATCGTCGAGGATGCCCGCTTCGAGGCGGGTATCAAGCAGTGTCAGGTGGTACTCGCCGCACAGGGGCCATTCCTCACCGAGGGCCATGAAGAACTGTTGTATCGGGCGTTCGAGAACGTCATCCGCAACGCCGTGCGCTATACCGCGCCGGGCACGCAGGTACGGGTGGAGGCGACGCTGTTGGCCGATGAGCGCTTGCAGGTGTGCATCAGCGATTGCGGGCCGGGCGTGGATCCGGCGCGATTGAAGGCCATTTTCGAGCCCTTCGACCGGGGGCACGACACCGGTGGCGATGGTTTCGGCCTGGGCCTGGCCATCGCCCAGCGGGCCGTTGCCCTGCACCAGGGCACGATCACTGCACAGCCAGGCGCCGAGGGTGGCTTGCAGGTGCGTATCGAGCTGCCAAGGCTCTAG
- a CDS encoding DUF1289 domain-containing protein — MAKDIDNPCVSLCQLNSELCVSCGRTREEIRKWRGMKRPEKMATVQRAATRMKAINKKAAKRQGND, encoded by the coding sequence ATGGCCAAAGACATCGACAACCCCTGCGTCTCGCTCTGCCAGCTCAACAGCGAGCTGTGCGTCAGCTGCGGCCGCACCCGCGAGGAAATTCGCAAATGGCGCGGCATGAAGCGCCCGGAAAAAATGGCCACCGTGCAGCGCGCCGCTACCCGGATGAAGGCCATCAACAAGAAAGCCGCCAAGCGCCAAGGCAACGATTGA
- a CDS encoding MaoC family dehydratase, with product MSVGNAIYLDDLHVGQTFTSGEFALDAQQIIDFARQFDPQPFHLDDAAAQGTFFKGLAASGWHTAAITMRLLTSCLPIGSGVIGAGGDIQWPRPTRPNDTLHVICKILQIQPSNSKPDRGMVTTECLTLNQHDEVCQRMVSKLMVMRRPQ from the coding sequence ATGTCCGTTGGCAACGCGATCTACCTTGACGACCTGCACGTAGGCCAGACCTTCACCAGCGGCGAATTCGCCCTCGATGCGCAGCAGATCATCGATTTTGCCCGCCAGTTCGACCCGCAGCCCTTCCACTTGGATGACGCAGCCGCGCAGGGCACGTTTTTCAAAGGCCTGGCCGCCAGCGGCTGGCACACCGCAGCCATCACCATGCGCCTGCTGACCAGCTGCCTGCCGATCGGCAGTGGCGTGATCGGTGCCGGTGGCGATATCCAGTGGCCGCGCCCGACCCGGCCCAACGACACGTTGCATGTGATCTGCAAGATACTGCAGATCCAGCCCTCGAACTCCAAGCCGGACCGGGGCATGGTGACCACCGAGTGCTTGACCCTCAACCAGCACGACGAAGTGTGCCAGCGCATGGTCAGCAAGCTGATGGTCATGCGCCGGCCGCAATGA
- a CDS encoding LysE family translocator: protein MSIADNLIAFTLAATVLTLTPGLDTALILRTAAVESRQQAMRAALGINAGCLLWGAAVAFGLGALIAVSELAYSVLKYCGAGYLAYLGVNMLLRPRQSLAPAATTDGAGANWFIKGMLGNLLNPKVGIFYVSFLPQFIPQGQPLVAWTFGLVGIHVLLGLLWAIVLIAATQPLAGMLRRPRVIQWMDRTTGLIFVLFAARLAFSKR, encoded by the coding sequence ATGTCCATCGCCGACAATCTGATCGCCTTCACCTTGGCCGCCACCGTGCTGACGCTCACTCCCGGCCTGGACACCGCGCTGATCCTGCGTACCGCGGCGGTGGAAAGCCGCCAGCAGGCGATGCGCGCTGCCTTGGGCATCAACGCCGGCTGCCTGCTCTGGGGCGCAGCGGTGGCCTTCGGCCTCGGGGCGTTGATCGCAGTCTCGGAACTGGCTTACAGCGTGCTGAAATACTGCGGTGCCGGGTACCTGGCCTATCTCGGCGTCAACATGCTGTTGCGCCCACGGCAGTCGCTCGCACCTGCCGCCACTACCGATGGGGCAGGGGCCAACTGGTTCATCAAGGGCATGCTGGGCAACCTGCTCAATCCAAAGGTTGGGATCTTCTACGTTTCGTTCCTGCCGCAGTTCATTCCCCAAGGCCAACCCCTGGTGGCCTGGACCTTCGGTCTGGTGGGCATCCACGTGCTGCTCGGTCTGCTCTGGGCGATTGTCCTGATCGCCGCGACCCAGCCCCTGGCCGGCATGTTGCGGCGCCCACGGGTGATCCAGTGGATGGACCGCACCACTGGCCTGATCTTCGTCCTGTTCGCTGCCCGGCTGGCCTTCAGCAAACGCTGA
- a CDS encoding ABC transporter ATP-binding protein translates to MNQPLRVTPQPAPAAPLLDLQVERKAFGDTPVLGQLDLQLQPGEIVSLLGPSGCGKSTLLRLVAQLDHEFTGTLRRRPEQVGFVFQEPRLMPWLSVADNIGFSADKGYDHERVARLIDEVGLTGFADALPKALSGGMAQRVAIARGLYGQPQLLLLDEPFSAVDAFTRFKLQDLLLELARRHHTALLVVTHDVDEALYLSDRVLVIGNRPGTICRELRVTLPTPRDRRDERLGRLRAEALEALHSARVI, encoded by the coding sequence ATGAACCAACCCTTGCGCGTCACCCCGCAACCTGCGCCTGCGGCGCCACTGCTCGACCTGCAGGTCGAGCGCAAGGCCTTCGGCGATACGCCCGTGCTCGGTCAACTCGACCTGCAATTGCAACCGGGGGAGATCGTCAGCCTGCTGGGCCCCAGTGGCTGCGGCAAGAGCACCCTGCTGCGCCTGGTGGCGCAGCTCGATCACGAATTCACCGGCACCTTGCGCCGCCGCCCGGAACAGGTCGGTTTCGTGTTCCAGGAGCCGCGGCTGATGCCATGGCTGAGCGTTGCCGACAACATCGGCTTCAGTGCCGACAAGGGCTATGACCACGAGCGCGTGGCCCGGCTGATCGATGAAGTTGGCCTGACGGGCTTTGCCGACGCATTGCCCAAGGCGCTGTCGGGCGGCATGGCGCAACGTGTCGCCATTGCCCGCGGGCTGTACGGTCAGCCGCAATTGCTGCTGCTCGACGAACCCTTCAGTGCGGTCGATGCCTTTACCCGCTTCAAGCTACAGGACCTGTTGCTGGAGTTGGCCCGGCGCCACCACACCGCCTTGCTGGTGGTCACCCATGACGTCGACGAAGCGCTCTACCTCAGCGACCGCGTGCTGGTGATCGGCAACCGCCCCGGGACCATTTGCCGGGAACTGCGGGTAACGTTGCCCACCCCGCGTGACCGCCGCGACGAACGCCTCGGCCGCCTGCGCGCAGAGGCCCTGGAGGCCCTGCACAGCGCCCGGGTGATCTGA
- a CDS encoding ABC transporter permease, whose translation MSTSSKTLVASATPAQARPSQWPRRLKGLALPLALILLLEAVVRLGWIASYQMPAPSEVAQTLVQLADGALWKHIGASLSRVLAGFAIGSLLGLLFAAWVGLSREAEAWLEPTFASLRAIPSLAWVPLLLLWLGIGETSKVTLIAIGAFFPVYLNGVAAIRNIDRKLVEVGRMYGFGPLRLARRILLPAAIPGVFTGLRSALSLSWMFLVAAELIAATRGLGYLLSDGRETSRPDLVLAAIIVLALLGKLSDGLLAGLERRWLAWRDTFDGTDQGA comes from the coding sequence ATGAGCACCTCCAGCAAGACCCTCGTAGCCAGCGCCACGCCGGCGCAGGCACGGCCCAGCCAGTGGCCCCGCCGCCTCAAGGGGCTGGCGTTGCCACTGGCGCTGATCCTGCTGCTCGAAGCCGTGGTGCGCCTGGGTTGGATCGCCTCGTACCAGATGCCCGCCCCCAGCGAAGTCGCGCAGACCCTGGTGCAATTGGCTGATGGCGCCTTGTGGAAACACATCGGCGCCAGCCTGTCGCGGGTGCTGGCCGGGTTCGCCATCGGCTCTCTGCTCGGGCTGCTGTTCGCCGCCTGGGTGGGCCTGAGCCGCGAGGCCGAGGCCTGGCTCGAGCCCACTTTCGCCAGCCTGCGCGCGATCCCGAGCCTGGCCTGGGTGCCGCTGTTGCTGCTGTGGCTGGGCATCGGCGAGACCTCCAAAGTTACGCTGATCGCCATCGGCGCGTTCTTCCCGGTGTACCTCAACGGGGTGGCGGCGATCCGCAACATCGACCGCAAGCTGGTCGAGGTAGGCCGCATGTACGGGTTCGGGCCCTTGCGCCTGGCCCGGCGGATCCTGTTGCCGGCGGCCATTCCTGGCGTGTTCACCGGCTTGCGCAGCGCCCTGAGCCTGAGCTGGATGTTTCTCGTGGCGGCGGAGCTGATCGCCGCCACCCGCGGCCTGGGCTACCTGCTCAGCGATGGCCGCGAGACCTCCCGCCCCGACCTGGTGCTGGCGGCGATCATCGTCCTGGCGCTGCTGGGCAAGCTCAGCGATGGCCTGCTGGCCGGGCTGGAACGACGCTGGCTGGCCTGGCGCGACACCTTCGACGGCACGGACCAAGGAGCCTGA